In Shewanella sp. VB17, a single genomic region encodes these proteins:
- a CDS encoding type 4a pilus biogenesis protein PilO: MNLDLNQFSEIDFENIGGWPPLIKIVFAAILSVCIFVASYFLLISDAMLLLDKEQQDELNLRKDFASKYQLAANLILYREQLDTMERQFAELLKMLPSKNEMPGLLDDLTFVATESGLKIESLEWRDVIQRDFYIEFPIRMTVSGEYHDLGQLVSGVAKLPRIVSLHDFTITETDIGGLSMEIMAQTYRFKEGVDLPDKKNGGG, translated from the coding sequence ATGAATCTTGATTTGAACCAATTTAGTGAGATTGATTTTGAGAATATTGGCGGTTGGCCTCCATTAATTAAGATTGTATTTGCGGCAATTTTATCTGTCTGTATTTTTGTGGCAAGTTATTTTCTATTAATTTCTGATGCAATGCTGCTTTTAGATAAAGAACAACAGGACGAGTTAAACCTGAGAAAAGATTTTGCATCTAAATATCAGCTGGCAGCCAATTTAATATTGTATCGTGAACAATTGGATACTATGGAGCGTCAGTTTGCAGAACTACTGAAGATGCTACCTTCTAAAAATGAGATGCCTGGTTTACTTGATGATCTGACCTTTGTCGCAACAGAATCAGGGTTAAAGATAGAGAGTTTGGAGTGGCGTGATGTTATTCAACGTGATTTTTATATCGAGTTTCCTATACGTATGACGGTCAGTGGTGAATACCATGATTTAGGCCAGTTGGTTAGTGGAGTGGCTAAATTACCGCGCATTGTTAGTTTGCATGATTTTACCATTACTGAAACAGACATCGGTGGTTTAAGCATGGAGATTATGGCACAAACGTATCGATTTAAAGAGGGCGTTGATTTACCAGATAAAAAGAATGGAGGCGGTTAA
- a CDS encoding PilN domain-containing protein has translation MAHINLLPWREEAREKHKRDYIVILALVFLVSSFVVYLSVNVIEMMTDNQKERNAYLISETHQLEKQIEEIKVIKTRKKDIERRTEIILNLQQARNLPTHVLDELVRIVPPGIYLSSIEKKGNLLWIQGRSESNNNVANMMRKVKVSKWLQDPNMQSIIARNEALRQLQSFSLKVTIKKVDKVLNSVAQGASQ, from the coding sequence ATGGCGCACATAAACTTATTACCTTGGCGAGAAGAAGCAAGAGAGAAGCATAAAAGAGATTATATTGTTATTTTGGCTTTAGTTTTTCTCGTTTCCTCCTTTGTTGTTTATCTTTCAGTGAATGTGATAGAGATGATGACTGATAATCAGAAAGAGAGAAATGCATATCTTATCTCTGAAACTCATCAATTAGAAAAGCAAATTGAAGAAATTAAAGTCATAAAAACGCGAAAAAAAGACATCGAACGTCGAACAGAAATTATATTAAATTTACAGCAGGCTCGTAATTTACCGACACATGTTTTAGATGAATTGGTGCGAATAGTGCCTCCTGGAATTTATCTTTCCAGTATTGAGAAGAAAGGCAACTTATTGTGGATCCAAGGCCGAAGTGAATCCAATAACAATGTCGCCAATATGATGAGAAAAGTAAAAGTATCTAAATGGCTACAAGATCCTAATATGCAGTCTATTATTGCTAGGAATGAAGCGTTAAGGCAGTTACAGAGTTTTAGTTTAAAAGTGACCATTAAAAAGGTCGATAAAGTGCTAAATTCGGTCGCTCAAGGAGCGAGTCAATGA
- a CDS encoding pilus assembly protein PilM — protein sequence MLSKLWQRQAPQMVGIDIGSHEIKAILLSKTADGYKIISHAAVPLKKGAINDHEIRDADAVVESLKLVKRALPSGAKLAAVAVSGSSVMTKVIYMDSLLSEEDMEEQIEIEADNLIPYSLDEVSIDFETLNVNSIDPTKVDVLLSACRTENIDARVELLHDVNLEAKVVDVEGYALGRSYEIVSSQLPEGVENKIVALVDIGANVTTFAVVENGETSFVREQTFGGEQFTQSILSFYGMSYDQAEKAKLEGDLPRNYMFEVLSPFQTQLLQQIKRTLQIYCTSSGKDKVDHILLSGGTSKLEGMASLLTHELDIHTIIADPFQGCLHADENVKKLLKPNISKYMVACGLALRSYSQWRT from the coding sequence ATGCTTTCTAAATTATGGCAACGTCAGGCTCCGCAGATGGTTGGAATTGATATCGGTTCTCACGAGATTAAGGCAATACTGCTGAGTAAAACTGCTGATGGTTATAAAATCATAAGTCATGCAGCGGTGCCTTTAAAAAAAGGCGCCATTAATGATCATGAAATTAGAGATGCTGATGCTGTTGTAGAGTCATTAAAGCTTGTCAAACGTGCGCTTCCTAGTGGGGCTAAACTTGCCGCTGTTGCTGTATCAGGATCGTCTGTAATGACTAAGGTCATATATATGGATTCGTTGCTTAGTGAAGAGGATATGGAAGAGCAAATTGAAATAGAAGCTGACAATCTAATTCCTTATTCACTGGATGAAGTGAGCATCGATTTTGAAACATTAAATGTTAACAGTATTGATCCTACTAAGGTCGATGTGCTGCTTAGTGCATGTCGAACTGAGAATATTGATGCCCGTGTAGAGTTACTTCATGATGTTAATTTAGAGGCGAAGGTTGTTGATGTTGAAGGCTATGCTTTAGGACGTTCTTATGAAATTGTGTCTTCACAGTTACCGGAAGGTGTTGAAAATAAAATTGTCGCGTTAGTTGATATTGGGGCTAATGTGACGACTTTTGCCGTTGTTGAAAATGGTGAAACAAGTTTTGTTCGTGAGCAGACATTCGGTGGCGAACAATTTACTCAATCTATTCTTTCTTTTTATGGAATGTCATACGATCAAGCTGAAAAAGCAAAATTAGAAGGTGATTTACCTCGAAACTATATGTTTGAGGTGTTATCACCTTTTCAGACTCAGCTATTGCAGCAAATAAAGCGAACATTACAGATATATTGTACCTCAAGTGGTAAAGATAAAGTTGACCATATCCTTTTATCTGGTGGGACATCTAAACTGGAAGGAATGGCAAGCTTATTAACGCATGAATTAGATATACACACGATCATTGCCGATCCATTTCAAGGTTGTTTACATGCCGATGAAAATGTAAAAAAATTACTTAAACCCAATATAAGTAAATATATGGTTGCTTGTGGGTTGGCGCTAAGGAGTTACTCCCAATGGCGCACATAA
- a CDS encoding penicillin-binding protein 1A, with protein sequence MKWFKRTIIALFSLALLGVVAIAAAYFYVLPDLPDVNTLKTVKLQTPLRIYSRDGELISQFGEKRRIPVKFEHVPPLLIDAVLDTEDARFFEHHGIDPIGITRAAFILLTTGKKSQGASTITQQVARGFFLSREKTYVRKIKEIFLAIQIEKALSKEEILELYLNRSFLGNRAYGVGAAAQVYYGKDLSQLTLPEMAMIAGLPQAPSAANPIRNPTRAINRRNWVLSRMLEKQNITKAQYAEASNTPISAKYHGAEISLYAPYISEMARDYIVEELGEEEAYTGGYNVYTSIDSNLQIYAQKALRDNVFAYDERHGYRGATKVLWTDTPLDTDSIIAKLKQTSDVQGMIPAAVMSIDELSAEVITSKGEKLNIDWQGLSWARKFISNKRQSQSPKKVAQILHLGEQVWIRNNGDFWQLSQIPKVSSAIVSLDPHDGAIRTLVGGFSFHQSQYNRVTQAKRQLGSNIKPFIYTAALEKGYTLATLINNAPINKPDTRQGTAWRPKNSPDKYTGPTRLKVGLAQSINVMAVRTLRYTTIDTAIETLIKFGFDPTDLPHNESIALGSPSVTPLQVVTAFSVFANGGYKVDPYFIDRIDNAYDETIEKSNPTLACPPIVAAPAEMDPFASMATELSSPEVLPVCGDTNSHFAPQIISAQTAFLITDTLKSVIWGGGDWSKGTGWNGTGWRASRVIKRHDIAGKTGTTNESRDTWFSGFSPNLTTTVWVGFDDHSQELGRTHWDVNGPKNQISAAEAGAKTAGPAWNEFMKNALADQPEIPSSPPDGITSARIDLATGKLSRKTDHTSKFEYFISGTEPKEFVIGTEESGDIFIDNSTEELFQ encoded by the coding sequence GTGAAGTGGTTTAAACGTACGATAATTGCTCTGTTCAGCCTGGCTCTTCTAGGTGTTGTAGCCATTGCAGCTGCCTATTTTTATGTGCTGCCTGACTTACCCGATGTGAACACATTAAAGACGGTCAAGCTGCAAACACCATTGCGCATTTACAGCCGTGATGGTGAGCTGATCTCTCAATTTGGTGAGAAAAGACGGATCCCAGTTAAATTTGAACATGTTCCCCCACTGCTCATTGATGCGGTTCTCGACACCGAAGACGCAAGATTTTTTGAACACCATGGTATAGATCCAATCGGTATCACCAGAGCGGCATTTATTCTCTTAACAACAGGTAAGAAAAGCCAAGGTGCAAGTACCATCACCCAACAAGTAGCAAGAGGCTTTTTTCTCTCTAGAGAGAAAACCTATGTAAGAAAAATCAAAGAAATATTCCTCGCCATTCAAATTGAAAAAGCACTTTCAAAAGAAGAAATATTGGAACTTTATCTGAATCGTTCTTTTTTAGGGAATCGTGCCTATGGTGTAGGCGCAGCAGCACAAGTATATTATGGTAAAGATCTTAGCCAACTCACTCTCCCTGAAATGGCCATGATTGCAGGACTTCCTCAAGCTCCCTCTGCCGCGAATCCTATACGCAATCCAACCAGAGCGATAAATCGCCGAAATTGGGTGTTAAGTCGAATGCTTGAAAAGCAAAACATCACTAAAGCGCAATATGCTGAAGCCAGTAACACGCCAATATCAGCCAAATATCATGGTGCAGAAATCAGCCTATACGCACCCTATATTTCCGAAATGGCACGTGATTATATCGTTGAGGAATTAGGTGAAGAAGAAGCTTATACTGGTGGATATAACGTTTACACCAGTATTGATTCTAACCTTCAAATCTACGCCCAAAAAGCACTCAGGGATAATGTGTTTGCTTATGATGAGCGACACGGCTACCGTGGAGCAACTAAAGTACTCTGGACCGACACTCCCTTAGACACAGATTCCATCATCGCTAAACTCAAGCAAACCAGCGATGTTCAAGGCATGATACCTGCTGCAGTAATGAGTATCGATGAGCTAAGCGCAGAGGTAATAACCTCTAAAGGCGAGAAATTAAACATTGACTGGCAAGGGTTAAGCTGGGCTAGAAAATTTATTAGTAATAAGCGGCAAAGTCAATCTCCCAAAAAAGTGGCACAAATCTTACACCTCGGTGAACAAGTTTGGATCCGTAATAATGGAGATTTTTGGCAGCTATCACAAATACCTAAAGTATCCAGTGCTATTGTGTCATTGGACCCTCACGATGGTGCAATACGCACTTTAGTCGGAGGTTTTAGCTTCCATCAAAGCCAATACAATAGAGTGACACAGGCTAAACGTCAGCTTGGTTCAAACATTAAACCTTTTATTTACACTGCAGCACTAGAAAAAGGCTATACACTCGCCACATTAATCAATAATGCCCCCATCAATAAACCCGATACACGCCAAGGTACAGCATGGAGACCTAAAAACTCACCAGATAAATATACAGGTCCAACTCGACTAAAAGTCGGGCTAGCACAATCAATTAATGTGATGGCTGTACGAACACTTCGCTACACAACAATAGACACTGCCATTGAGACATTGATTAAGTTTGGTTTCGATCCCACCGATCTTCCTCATAATGAATCCATCGCTTTAGGCTCACCGTCTGTGACCCCTCTTCAAGTCGTTACCGCATTTTCCGTATTTGCTAATGGGGGTTATAAAGTTGACCCTTATTTTATCGATCGGATAGATAACGCTTATGATGAAACCATTGAGAAGTCGAATCCAACACTCGCTTGTCCTCCTATAGTAGCAGCGCCGGCAGAAATGGACCCTTTTGCCTCAATGGCAACAGAACTATCATCACCAGAAGTACTACCAGTCTGTGGAGATACTAACAGTCACTTTGCACCTCAAATCATCTCAGCACAAACAGCCTTCCTTATTACTGACACTCTTAAAAGTGTCATTTGGGGAGGAGGTGATTGGAGTAAAGGTACAGGCTGGAACGGCACAGGATGGCGCGCATCTAGAGTCATTAAAAGACACGATATTGCAGGAAAAACGGGAACAACAAACGAATCTCGTGACACCTGGTTTAGCGGCTTTTCTCCTAATCTCACCACGACTGTATGGGTAGGCTTTGATGATCACAGCCAAGAACTTGGCAGAACTCACTGGGATGTCAATGGGCCTAAAAATCAAATATCAGCAGCAGAAGCTGGCGCAAAAACCGCTGGGCCTGCGTGGAATGAATTTATGAAAAATGCCCTTGCTGATCAACCTGAAATACCTAGCTCTCCGCCAGATGGGATCACATCGGCAAGAATAGATTTAGCAACAGGGAAACTCAGTCGAAAAACAGACCACACCAGTAAATTTGAATACTTTATCTCGGGCACTGAACCCAAAGAGTTCGTAATAGGAACTGAAGAGTCTGGTGATATTTTTATCGATAATTCGACTGAAGAGCTATTTCAATAG
- the argH gene encoding argininosuccinate lyase, producing MALWGGRFSQESSALFTLFNDSLPVDYRLIEQDIVGSIAWAGAITQVGILTQVECDELQQALKDLLSEVEDKPELILTSGAEDIHSFVEQSLIAKVGDLGKKLHTGRSRNDQVATDLKLWCKKEGQQQLELLGKLRKALLTLAERELDAVMPGYTHLQRAQPIAFGHWCLAYVEMFERDISRLEDALKRADTCPLGTGALAGTAYPMDRYKLAASLGFASPTLNSLDSVSDRDHVVEICSDASISMMHLSRMAEDLIFFNSGEAGFIDLDDEVTSGSSLMPQKKNPDALELIRGKTGRVYGSLIGILTTMKALPLAYNKDMQEDKEGLFDVMDSWAICLEMAALVLAGLQVNRDNTLQAAQQGYANSTELADYLVAKGMPFREAHHVVGEVVVYALKEKVALEDFSLERLQTFADIIEQDVYDCLTIESCLAKREALGGTALPQVRAMLVVKQAKK from the coding sequence ATGGCGTTATGGGGTGGAAGGTTCAGTCAAGAAAGCAGTGCGTTATTTACATTATTCAATGATTCATTACCGGTAGACTATCGCTTGATAGAGCAAGATATTGTTGGCTCTATCGCTTGGGCTGGTGCGATCACACAAGTGGGCATATTGACTCAAGTTGAGTGTGATGAACTTCAACAGGCACTGAAAGATCTGTTGAGCGAAGTTGAAGATAAACCGGAGCTTATTTTGACTTCCGGCGCCGAAGATATTCACAGTTTTGTCGAGCAGTCTTTGATTGCCAAAGTGGGCGATTTAGGTAAAAAGCTACATACTGGCCGTTCACGTAATGACCAAGTGGCCACAGATCTTAAGCTCTGGTGCAAAAAAGAGGGACAACAGCAACTTGAGTTATTAGGGAAGCTAAGAAAAGCATTACTCACCTTGGCTGAACGTGAACTTGATGCAGTGATGCCAGGTTACACTCATTTACAGCGCGCCCAGCCGATTGCCTTTGGTCATTGGTGCTTGGCTTATGTAGAAATGTTTGAACGTGATATCAGCCGTCTTGAAGATGCACTTAAGCGTGCAGATACTTGCCCATTAGGCACAGGAGCATTGGCGGGAACCGCTTATCCAATGGATAGATATAAGTTGGCTGCATCGCTAGGGTTCGCATCCCCGACATTGAACAGTTTAGACAGTGTGTCTGACAGAGATCATGTTGTTGAAATCTGTTCAGATGCTTCGATAAGCATGATGCATCTGAGTCGTATGGCTGAAGACTTGATCTTTTTTAATAGCGGTGAAGCTGGATTCATCGATCTTGACGATGAGGTGACATCAGGTTCATCTTTAATGCCACAGAAGAAGAATCCAGATGCTCTTGAGCTTATCCGTGGTAAAACTGGCCGAGTTTATGGTAGTTTGATTGGTATTTTAACCACGATGAAAGCCCTTCCTCTTGCCTACAATAAAGATATGCAGGAAGATAAAGAGGGCTTATTCGATGTGATGGACAGTTGGGCTATTTGTTTGGAGATGGCAGCATTAGTCCTGGCAGGTTTACAAGTTAATCGCGACAATACCTTACAGGCTGCTCAACAAGGTTATGCGAATTCAACGGAATTAGCAGACTATTTAGTGGCTAAAGGTATGCCTTTCAGAGAAGCACATCATGTGGTCGGTGAAGTCGTAGTGTATGCGCTAAAAGAGAAAGTTGCGTTAGAGGATTTCTCTCTTGAACGCTTGCAAACTTTTGCGGACATTATAGAACAAGATGTATACGATTGCTTAACCATCGAGTCGTGTCTAGCTAAACGTGAAGCATTAGGTGGTACTGCATTGCCGCAAGTTAGAGCTATGTTAGTTGTTAAACAAGCTAAAAAGTAA
- a CDS encoding argininosuccinate synthase → MSVEMKANKVKKVVLAYSGGLDTSAIIPWLKETYDDCEIIAFCADVGQGEVELEGLYEKAISSGASECHIVDLKEELVADYIYPTIATGAIYEGTYLLGTSMARPIIAKAQVEVARKVGADAVCHGCTGKGNDQVRFEGCFAALAPDLQVIAPWREWEMVSREDLLDYLAERNIETTASATKIYSRDANAWHISHEGGELEDPWNEPTAGVWTMTVSPEEAPNEPEYVSLEIEQGRITKVNDQALTPYAALMMLNDIAGAHGVGRIDITENRLVGMKSRGCYETPGGTVMFAALRAIEELVLDKSSREWREQIGAQMAHLVYDGRWFTPLCESLLGASQPLANLVNGEVVIKLYKGQAQAVKKRSPNSLYSEEFATFGEDNVYNQKDAEGFIRLYSLASRIRALNTK, encoded by the coding sequence ATGTCAGTAGAAATGAAAGCAAACAAGGTTAAAAAAGTCGTGCTAGCATACTCAGGTGGATTGGATACTTCGGCTATTATCCCTTGGTTGAAAGAGACATATGATGATTGTGAGATCATTGCATTTTGTGCTGATGTGGGCCAAGGAGAGGTTGAGTTGGAAGGCCTGTATGAAAAGGCTATTTCTTCAGGAGCATCTGAGTGCCATATTGTCGATCTTAAGGAAGAGTTAGTTGCTGATTATATTTATCCAACCATTGCAACAGGGGCTATTTATGAAGGCACTTATTTATTAGGTACGTCGATGGCAAGGCCTATTATCGCGAAGGCTCAAGTCGAAGTTGCACGTAAAGTCGGTGCAGATGCGGTTTGTCATGGCTGTACTGGTAAGGGAAATGATCAGGTTCGTTTTGAAGGTTGTTTCGCCGCTCTTGCTCCTGATTTACAAGTGATAGCACCTTGGCGTGAATGGGAAATGGTCAGTCGTGAGGATTTACTCGATTATCTTGCCGAACGTAATATAGAAACAACAGCCTCAGCGACTAAAATCTACAGTCGTGATGCTAATGCATGGCATATTTCCCATGAAGGTGGCGAATTGGAAGATCCATGGAACGAGCCTACAGCGGGCGTGTGGACCATGACAGTATCGCCTGAAGAGGCGCCCAATGAGCCAGAGTATGTTTCGCTTGAGATTGAGCAAGGAAGAATCACCAAAGTAAATGACCAAGCATTGACTCCTTATGCTGCGCTTATGATGCTCAATGATATTGCTGGTGCTCACGGTGTTGGTCGAATCGATATTACTGAGAACAGATTAGTTGGTATGAAGTCACGTGGCTGTTATGAAACTCCGGGTGGTACAGTGATGTTTGCAGCACTTCGTGCCATTGAAGAATTGGTACTCGATAAGAGTAGTCGTGAGTGGCGGGAACAGATTGGGGCCCAGATGGCGCATCTTGTTTATGATGGTCGTTGGTTTACCCCCCTGTGTGAATCCTTGCTTGGTGCATCTCAGCCATTAGCGAACTTAGTGAATGGTGAAGTGGTCATTAAACTATACAAAGGACAGGCCCAAGCTGTTAAAAAGCGCTCACCTAATAGCCTTTATTCCGAAGAGTTTGCCACATTTGGTGAAGATAATGTTTATAACCAGAAAGATGCTGAAGGTTTCATTCGTCTTTATTCATTAGCGAGCCGTATTAGAGCGCTTAATACAAAATAG